From Lasioglossum baleicum chromosome 2, iyLasBale1, whole genome shotgun sequence, a single genomic window includes:
- the LOC143216846 gene encoding N-acetylglucosamine-6-sulfatase — MCTMLLKFKTMIILLFSIFMNYLTPSYGAENIVLILADDLDITLDGMVPLKNTIDLIGNSGASFSNCFVASPICCPNRASILTGKYQHNHLVVNNTINGGCNSMKWQELQEPQTFAAYLKHEMSYTTFYAGKYLNKYGSKAVRGATHVPTGWDWWAGLIGNSKYYNYSLSINGSQETYADKPSDYLTDVISGLATDFIKTRKAGGQPFLAVLAPPAPHAPFTPAVRHYDKFKGTKAKRTPNFNTLTETDKHWLVKRGPSPLPDEVLPKLDEIYSHRWETLLAVDELVTNVYQSLESEGLLNNTYIIFTSDNGYHIGQFSMPMDKRQPYETDIRVPLLIRGPGIAPSNVSAPVSSVDLFATILEIAGIQRPSDGTSFLKKALPEDRTLLIEYRGEKSVGIPSSGCPSDSDANLSYCMQDMACKCQDAANNTFSCIRRVSTKFNNIFCVFEDDQHFVEAYNITVDNYQMQNIGYTMKRNHRHRFRKLLKRMSVCKNEDCVFTLPKSVYI, encoded by the exons ATGTGTACGATGCtgttgaaatttaaaacaatgattatcctattattttctattttcatgaATTATCTAACACCGTCATATGGTGCAGAGAATATTGTATTAATTCTCGCAGACGATTTAGATATAACCCTCGACGGAATG GTCccactgaaaaatacaattgatCTAATTGGAAACAGTGGCGCATCATTTTCGAATTGT TTTGTTGCTTCTCCTATTTGTTGCCCAAACAGGGCTTCCATCCTAACTGGGAAATATCAGCATAATCATTTAGTAGTAAATAATACTATTAACGGCGGTTGTAATAGTATGAAATGGCAAGAGCTTCAAGAGCCGCAGACATTCGCTGCCTACTTGAAGCACGAAATGTCATATACAACTTTCTATGCtgggaaatatttaaataag tatgGAAGTAAAGCTGTTCGAGGAGCAACTCATGTACCGACAGGATGGGATTGGTGGGCTGGTCTTATCGGAAATTCGAAGTATTACAATTATTCTTTGTCCATAAATGGAAGTCAAGAAACGTATGCCGATAAACCTTCCGACTATCTCACTGACGTGATT AGCGGTCTGGCGACAGATTTTATTAAAACTCGCAAAGCAGGCGGCCAACCGTTTCTTGCGGTTCTGGCACCTCCAGCGCCTCATGCACCTTTCACACCAGCAGTAAGACACTATGACAAATTCAAAGGGACAAAGGCTAAAAGAACACCTAATTTTAATACTCTCACAGAAACG GATAAGCATTGGTTAGTGAAAAGAGGACCATCTCCATTACCCGATGAGGTACTACCTAAATTAGATGAAATCTATAGTCATAGATGGGAAACATTGTTAGCTGTCGATGAGCTTGTCACAAATGTATATCAGTCTCTGGAATCCGAGGGTCTCTTAAACAACACTTACATAATATTTACGTCCGACAATGGTTACCATATTG GTCAATTCAGTATGCCTATGGACAAGCGTCAACCGTATGAAACAGATATCAGAGTTCCATTGTTGATACGGGGTCCTGGTATCGCACCGTCAAACGTTTCTGCACCGGTCAGTAGCGTTGATCTATTCGCTACAATTTTGGAAATAGCTGGAATACAACGTCCATCGGATGGTACTTCTTTCCTGAAAAAGGCACTGCCAGAAGACAGAACCTTGTTGATAGAATATAGGGGAGAGAAATCTGTAGGCATCCCATCCTCGGGTTGTCCAAGCGATAGCGATGCCAATTTATCA TACTGTATGCAGGACATGGCATGCAAATGTCAAGATGCCGCTAACAACACGTTCAGTTGTATACGTCGCGTTTCAACAAAATTCAATAATATCTTCTGCGTTTTCGAGGACGATCAG CATTTCGTTGAAGCATACAATATCACTGTGGACAATTATCAAATGCAAAATATCGGATACACTATGAAACGTAATCACCGGCACAGGTTTAGGA